A region of Numenius arquata chromosome 25, bNumArq3.hap1.1, whole genome shotgun sequence DNA encodes the following proteins:
- the TBXA2R gene encoding thromboxane A2 receptor, translated as MGWGDMDPPNSSMASRSDTCFGVFNTSEGRNTAQNSITSPWFSTAFGLIGLCSNLFALCVLLSSSRKLSSRARSSFLVFLCGLVVTDFMGLLVTASVIIPYHFIKFAWAEVDPGCHLCNFLGFSMVFFGQCPLLLGATMAGERFFGINHPFSRSTSISKRRAWSIVGLVWGFSCLLGLLPVLGLGRYTLQYPGSWCFITLLPDTGDVIFCLLFALLGIFSVLLSFIFNTVSVVTLCRVYHDRESVQRRRDSEVEMMVQLVGIMVIATICWMPLLIFIVQTVLQQLPANGQIRMLPPETQKMLLIYIRMVTWNQILDPWVYILFRRAVLQRVYPSLRPRPSIFSLYPVLNPSLRRKLTPDSVLQ; from the exons atggggtggggggacatggaCCCCCCCAACAGCAGCATGGCCAGCCGGTCAGACACATGCTTCGGGGTGTTCAACACCAGCGAGGGCCGCAACACGGCACAAAACAGCATCACCTCGCCCTGGTTCTCCACCGCCTTCGGCCTCATCGGCCTCTGCTCCAACCTCTTCGCCCTCTGCGTCCTGCTCAGCTCCTCCCGAAAGCTGTCCAGCCGGGCCCGCTCCTCCTTCCTCGTCTTCCTCTGCGGGCTGGTGGTCACGGACTTCATGGGGCTGCTGGTGACGGCCTCGGTCATCATCCCCTACCACTTCATCAAGTTCGCCTGGGCTGAGGTGGACCCCGGCTGCCACCTCTGTAACTTCCTCGGCTTCTCCATGGTCTTCTTCGGACAgtgcccgctgctgctgggggcCACCATGGCTGGTGAGAGGTTCTTTGGCATCAACCACCCCTTCTCCCGCTCCACCAGCATCTCCAAGCGCCGTGCCTGGTCCATcgtggggctggtgtggggcttctcctgcctgctggggctgctgccagtgctggggctggggcggtACACGCTGCAGTACCCCGGGTCCTGGTGCTTCATCACCCTCCTGCCTGACACCGGCGATGTCATCTTCTGCCTGCTCTTTGCCCTCCTGGGCATCTTCTCCGTGCTGCTCTCCTTCATCTTCAACACCGTCAGCGTGGTGACACTCTGCCGCGTCTACCATGACCGGGAGTCAGTGCAGCGGCGCCGGGACAGCGAGGTGGAGATGATGGTGCAGCTCGTGGGCATCATGGTCATCGCCACCATCTGCTGGATGCCCCTCCTG ATCTTCATCGtgcagacagtcctgcagcagctgccggCCAATGGCCAGATCCGGATGCTGCCCCCCGAGACGCAGAAGATGCTGCTCATCTACATCCGCATGGTCACCTGGAACCAGATCCTGGACCCCTGGGTCTACATCCTCTTCCGTCGGGCCGTGCTGCAGCGCGTCTACCCCAGCCTGCGCCCCCGCCCCTCCATCTTCTCCCTCTACCCTGTCCTCAACCCCTCCCTGCGCCGCAAGCTCACCCCCGACTCCGTCCTGCAGTAG
- the GIPC3 gene encoding PDZ domain-containing protein GIPC3, translated as MRRAGRHGRQVQEGSPMENGVGQEQGTPEPPATEGSPAPRPPRARPRLVFHTQLAHGSPTGRIEGFTNVKELYAKIAEVFGISPTEILFCTLNTHKVDMQKLLGGQIGLEDFIFAHVRGETKEVEVTKTEDALGLTITDNGAGYAFIKRIKEGSIINRIQTVCVGDSIEAINDHTIVGCRHYEVARMLRELPRAQPFTLRLVQPKKAFDMIGQRTRSSKSPGEGRVASGKETLRLRAQGPATLEEGPTPFEEEAARRVDDLLESYMGIRDSELASTMVEAAKESPGAAQLARGLDSVLGEFAFPQEFVAEVWAAVCHPKGGQE; from the exons AtgcggcgggcgggcaggcacGGCaggcaggtccaggagggcagcCCCATGGAGAAcggtgtggggcaggagcaggggaccCCCGAGCCACCCGCCACTGAGGGCAGcccggccccccgccccccccgtgcCCGCCCCAGGCTGGTGTTTCACACACAGCTGGCCCACGGCAGCCCCACGGGGCGCATCGAGGGCTTCACCAACGTCAAGGAGCTCTACGCCAAAATTGCTGAGGTCTTCGGCATCTCGCCCACCGAG ATCCTCTTTTGCACGCTCAACACGCACAAAGTGGACATGCAGAAGCTGCTGGGGGGACAGATTGGCCTGGAGGACTTCATCTTCGCCCACGTCCGGGGTGAGACGAAGGAGGTGGAGGTGACCAAGACGGAGGATGCACTTGGCCTCACCATCACAGACAACGGGGCCGGCTACGCTTTCATCAAG AGAATCAAGGAGGGGAGCATCATCAACCGCATCCAGACGGTGTGTGTGGGCGACAGCATCGAGGCCATCAACGACCACACCATCGTGGGCTGCCGCCACTACGAGGTGGCCCGGATGCTGCGGGAGCTGCCCCGCGCCCAGCCCTTCACCCTCCGCCTGGTGCAGCCCAAAAAGGCCTTCG ACATGATCGGGCAGAGGACGCGGAGCAGCAAGTCCCCGGGCGAGGGCAGAGTGGCCAGTGGGAAGGAAACGCTGCGGCTGCGGGCGCAGGGCCCGGCCACGCTGGAGGAGGGG CCCACCCCCTTTGAGGAAGAAGCTGCCCGTCGGGTggatgacctgctggagagctaCATGGGCATCCGCGACAGCGAGCTGG cctCGACGATGGTGGAGGCGGCCAAGGAGAGCCCTGGCGCAGCCCAGCTCGCCCGCGGCTTGGACTCGGTGCTGGGCGAGTTCGCCTTCCCCCAGGAGTTTGTGGCCGAGGTGTGGGCAGCCGTCTGCCACCCCAAGGGGGGGCAGgagtag
- the HMG20B gene encoding SWI/SNF-related matrix-associated actin-dependent regulator of chromatin subfamily E member 1-related, whose protein sequence is MAHSAKQPPAAMLHATGKTQHGNFLVAIKQEKGESARTSSEKPHGEEEPVKKRGWPKGKKRKKILPNGPKAPVTGYVRFLNERREQIRTQHPDLPFPEITKMLGAEWSKLQLSEKQRYLDEAEREKQQYMKELREYQQSEAYKMCTEKIQEKKIKKEDAGAAAVNTLLNGHPHKAGEGSDTFSTFDVPIFTEEFLDQNKAREAELRRLRKMNTEFEEQNAILQKHTESMNCAKEKLEQELAQEERQTLALQQQLQSVRQALTASFASLPIPGTGETPTLSTLDFYMAKLHSAIESNPLQHEKLVVRIKEILSRIASEHL, encoded by the exons ATGGCCCACAGCGCCAAGCAGCCGCCTGCCGCCATGCT ACATGCCACGGGGAAAACTCAGCATGGAAACTTCCTGGTGGCCATCaagcaggagaagggagagtCGGCACGGACGAGCAGCGAGAAGCCTCACGGCGAGGAAGAG CCAGTGAAGAAGAGGGGCTGGCCCAAGggcaagaagaggaagaagatccTTCCCAATGGCCCCAAAGCCCCGGTGACGGGCTACGTGCGTTTCCTGAATGAGCGGCGCGAGCAGATCCgcacacagcatcctgacctACCCTTCCCGGAGATCACCAAGATGCTGGGAGCTGAGTGGAGCAAGCTGCAGCTTTCGGAGAAGCAG CGGTACCTGGACGAAGCAGAGCGGGAGAAGCAGCAGTACATGAAGGAGCTGCGGGAATACCAGCAGTCAGAGGCCTACAAGATGTGCACGGAGAAGATCCAGGAGAAAAAGATCAAGAAAG aggACGCGGGCGCTGCAGCCGTGAACACCCTGCTGAACGGGCACCCGCACAAG gcTGGTGAGGGCAGTGACACCTTCTCCACCTTTGACGTGCCCATCTTCACGGAGGAGTTTTTGGACCAAAACAAAG CCCGGGAGGCTGAGCTGCGGCGCCTGCGGAAGATGAACACGGAATTTGAGGAGCAGAACGCCATCCTGCAGAAGCACACGGAGAGCATGAACTGTGCCAAggagaagctggagcaggagctggcccAGGAGGAGCGGCAGACCCTGgccttgcagcagcagctccagtccGTGCGGCAGGCCCTCACCGCCAGCTTcgcctccctccccatccccg GCACTGGGGAAACCCCCACGCTGAGCACCCTGGACTTCTATATGGCCAAATTGCACAGCGCCATCGAGAGCAATCCTCTGCAGCATGAGAAGCTGGTGGTGCGCATCAAGGAGATCCTGTCCCGGATAGCCAG CGAACACTTGTGA
- the MFSD12 gene encoding major facilitator superfamily domain-containing protein 12, producing MAEPPAGAGPGPGPSGLPLRGRLSFAAGHFLNDLCASLWFTYLLLYLHAVLGYGHRLAGALLLAGQAADGLCTPLLGYEADRSAGCGRYGRRKSWHLAGTTCVLVSFPFIFNPCLGCKESTPQWAAFIYYLPFIIIFQFGWAATQISHLSLIPELVTSDHEKVELTAFRYAFTVMANITVYGLAWLLLNFQVDQPDRTEHLGIQDVPIFRNLSLIVVGLGAVFSLIFHLGTKEKPYPLGSLPQLEEGTPLLQKEAPTAPSPLLIWRDWLLEPAFYQVAVLYMSTRLIVNLSQTYIAMYLTNSLLLPKKYIATIPLVMYISGFLSSLLMKPVNKWIGRNLTYFVGILVILAFASWVTLARQMGAEIYGAAVLLGAGSATILVTSLSMTADLIGTNTHSGAFVYGAMSFTDKMANGLAVMVIQNLHPCPTELCCSACVSFYHWVMVLVTGGIAVAAVASLCCIMIWPIRIRYRAVCVQGLSGTQTSYSGTDSMEGQGRSGTLN from the exons ATGGCGGAGccgccggcgggagcggggccggggccggggccgtcgGGGCTGCCGCTGCGGGGCCGGTTGAGCTTCGCGGCCGGGCACTTTCTGAACGATCTGTGCGCTTCGCTGTGGTTCACCTACCTGCTGCTCTACCTGCACGCCGTGCTGGGCTACGGGCACCGCCTGGCCGGAGCCCTGCTGCTGGCCGGGCAGGCGGCCGACGGGCTCTGCACCCCGCTCCTGGGCTACGAGGCCGACCGCTCCGCCGGCTGCGGCCGCTACGGGCGGAGGAAGTCCTGGCACCTCGCCG GCACCACCTGCGTCCTCGTGTCCTTCCCCTTCATCTTCAACCCCTGCCTGGGTTGCAAGGAGAGCACTCCACAGTGGGCAGCCTTCATCTACTACCTCcccttcatcatcatcttccagTTCGGCTGGGCGGCCACGCAGATCTCCCACCTCTCCCTCATCCCCGAGCTGGTGACCAGTGACCATGAGAAGGTTGAGCTCACGGCTTTCAG GTACGCCTTTACCGTCATGGCCAATATCACTGTCTATGGCCTGGCCTGGCTCCTGCTGAACTTCCAGGTGGACCAGCCCGACCGCACAGAGCACCTGGGCATCCAGGATGTCCCTATATTTCGG AACCTGTCCCTCattgtggtggggctgggggccgtGTTCTCCCTCATCTTCCACCTGGGCACCAAAGAGAAGCCGTACCCGCTGGGCTCGCTGCCCCAGCTGGAGGAGGGCACGCCACTGCTGCAGAAGGAGGCTCCGACCGCCCCGAGCCCACTGCTGATCTGGAGAGACTGGCTGCTGGAGCCTGCCTTCTACCAG GTCGCGGTGCTCTACATGTCCACCAGGCTCATCGTCAACCTGTCCCAGACCTACATCGCCATGTACCTGACCAACTCACTGCTGCTGCCCAAG AAATACATCGCTACCATCCCCCTGGTGATGTACATCAGtggcttcctctcctccctcctcatgAAGCCCGTGAATAAGTGGATAGGTCGAAAT CTGACCTACTTCGTGGGCATCCTGGTCATCTTGGCCTTTGCCTCCTGGGTGACGCTGGCCAGGCAGATGGGAGCGGAGATCTACGGGGCAGCCGTGCTGCTCGGGGCTGGCTCCGCTACCATCCTTGTCACCTCCCTCTCCATGACGGCAGACCTCATCGGCACCAACACG CACAGCGGTGCCTTCGTCTACGGCGCCATGAGCTTCACAGACAAGATGGCCAACGGCCTGGCTGTGATGGTGATCCAGAACCTGCACCCGTGCCC gactgagctctgctgctctgcctgtgtCAGCTTCTACCACTGGGTGATGGTGTTGGTCACTGGAGGCATTGCCGTCGCCGCCGTCGCCTCTCTGTGCTGCATCATGATCTGGCCCATCCGTATCCGCTACC GTGCTGTCTGCGTGCAGGGGCTGAGCGGAACGCAGACGTCCTACAGCGGGACGGACAGCATGGAGGGACAGGGCCGCAGCGGTACCCTCAACTGA
- the LOC141475604 gene encoding GRAM domain-containing protein 2A-like codes for MAGKLRRRGRGVLEEKRWQSLEERGSAQMEHPVLARSKTCDPSFCKGTVEAAAAQGHPSPSVSLGAPGPGRGDPQPAALVGRSPWGRCRGSGRGDNGLSKRAASYRKAFGELAEQDMLLACFSCAWQREVPYRGRLYISSRHVCFHSSLLLKDIKAVVPVASISALKKTNTALLVPNALSIRTAEGEKFLFMSLRRREATYQLLKSVCKHLQDNSWSPPDSPDSKEILRKPLTSSQSDLEQSTPGTDSLQELPDGPSPTPRQAEEDEEVAVALISGERVPSAKPPSPQGGPHTALWAQTIAPLSPLSTVILIYLLLMVALLLSSSYIGLRIVELEQQLASVGAWPDLNLSHQ; via the exons ATGGCGGGGAAGCTGAGGCGGAGGGGACGGGGCGTGCTGGAGGAGAAGCGGTGgcagagcctggaggagaggGGCAGTGCCCAGATGGAGCACCCTGTGCTGGCCAG ATCCAAAACCTGTGACCCCTCCTTCTGCAAGGGGACAGTGGAGGCAGCAGCTGCGCAGGGACACCCATCCCCCTCGGTGAGTCTGGGGGCACCAGGGCCCGGGAGGGGGGATCCCCAACCTGCAGCCCTGGTGGGACGCTCTCCGTGGGGCAGGTGCCGAGGGAGTGGCAGAGGTGACAATggt ctgagcaaACGCGCTGCCAGCTACCGCAAAGCCTTCGGGGAGCTCGCCGAGCAGGACATGCTGCTGGCCTGCTTCTCCTGCGCCTGGCAGAGAGAGGTGCCCTACCGTGGCCGCCTCTACATCTCCTCCCGCCACGTCTGCTTCCACTCCAGCCTCCTCCTCAAGGACATCAAG GCGGTGGTCCCCGTTGCCTCCATCTCGGCCCTCAAGAAGACCAACACGGCGCTTCTGGTGCCCAACGCGCTCAGCATCCGCACGGCCGAGGGGGAGAAG TTCCTCTTCATGTCACTGCGCCGGCGGGAGGCCACCTACCAGCTCCTGAAGTCGGTCTGCAAACACCTGCAG GACAACAGCTGGAGCCCTCCAGACTCTCCGGACTCCAAGGAAATCCTTAGGAAGCCTCTG ACCTCGAGCCAGTCGGACCTGGAGCAGAGCACGCCGGGGACAGACAGCCTCCAGGAGCTGCCGG ATGGGCCGAGCCCAACACCAAGGCAAgcggaggaggatgaagaggtgGCGGTGGCTCTGATCAGCGGTGAGCGGGTGCCCTCAGCAAAGCCACCCAGCCCCCAGG GGGGACCCCACACTGCGCTATGGGCCCAGACCATCGCGCCGCTGAGCCCCCTCAGCACCGTCATCCTCATCTACCTCCTGCT GATGGTGGCCCTGCTGCTGTCCTCGAGCTACATCGGTCTGCGCATcgtggagctggagcagcagttgGCATCTGTGGGGGCTTGGCCAGACCTCAACCTGTCGCACCAGTGA